One segment of Vigna radiata var. radiata cultivar VC1973A unplaced genomic scaffold, Vradiata_ver6 scaffold_179, whole genome shotgun sequence DNA contains the following:
- the LOC106780347 gene encoding pentatricopeptide repeat-containing protein At5g08510 has translation MNFDPCFCKPTKLSLEVRLSETTQNFKCTTFEGHKPINSCDVMRQVKQIHGYTLRNGIDQTKILIEKLLEIPNLHYAHMVLHHSPKPTLFLYNKLIQAYSSHPKHQHQCFSLYYQMRLHGFAPNQHTFNFLFSACTALSSHSLGQMLHTHFTKSGFEPDLFAATSLLDMYSKVGMLGLARQLFDEMPVRGVPTWNAMMYGYAKFGDMEGALELFGLMPKRNLVSWTTMISGYSRNKRFGEALGLFLKMEKEKGIVPNEVTLASILPACSNLGALEIGQRVEAYARKNGFFKNLYVSNAVLEMYAKCGKIDVAWRVFNEIGRFRNLCSWNSMIMGLAVHGQCCKAFELYDQMLGEGTSPDDVTFVGLLLACTHGGMVEKGRHIFKSMTTPFHIIPKLEHYGCMVDLLGRAGLLREAYEVIQSMPMKPDSVIWGALLGACSFHGNVELAEIAAESLFVLEPWNPGNYVILSNIYASAGQWDGVAKLRKVMKGSQITKSAGHSFIEEGGQLHKFIVEDRSHPKSNEIVALLDGVYEMINLNRSAFEYHLDLDFSN, from the exons atgaattttgacCCTTGCTTTTGTAAACCAACCAAACTGTCTTTAGAAGTGAGATTATCTGAGACAACACAGAACTTCAAGTGTACAACATTTGAAGGACACAAACCCATAAATAGTTGTGATGTTATGAGGCAAGTGAAGCAAATCCATGGTTATACTCTAAGAAATGGCATAGACCAAACCAAAATCCTCATTGAGAAGTTACTTGAAATCCCAAACCTTCACTATGCACACATGGTGTTGCATCATTCCCCAAAGCCAACCCTTTTTCTCTACAATAAGCTCATTCAAGCCTACTCTTCCCATCCTAAACACCAGCACCAATGCTTCTCCCTTTACTACCAAATGCGCCTTCATGGCTTCGCACCAAACCAACACACTTTCAACTTCCTCTTCTCTGCATGCACTGCCCTATCTTCCCATTCCCTTGGCCAAATGCTCCATACCCATTTCACCAAATCAGGCTTTGAACCTGACCTCTTTGCAGCCACTTCTTTGCTTGATATGTATTCCAAAGTGGGCATGTTGGGACTGGCCCGCcaattgtttgatgaaatgcctgTAAGAGGGGTGCCCACATGGAATGCTATGATGTATGGATATGCAAAATTTGGTGATATGGAGGGAGCGTTAGAGTTGTTTGGATTGATGCCTAAAAGGAATTTGGTGTCATGGACCACCATGATATCTGGTTACTCGCGAAACAAACGGTTTGGTGAGGCTTTGGGGTTGTTCCTGAAGATGGAGAAGGAGAAAGGCATCGTGCCCAATGAAGTAACCTTGGCAAGCATTTTGCCAGCTTGTTCAAATCTTGGAGCATTGGAGATTGGACAGAGGGTTGAAGCATACGCAAGGAAGAATGGGTTCTTTAAGAATTTATATGTGAGCAATGCTGTATTGGAGATGTATGCAAAATGTGGTAAGATTGATGTTGCTTGGCGGGTGTTCAATGAGATTGGCAGGTTCAGAAACTTGTGCTCTTGGAATTCAATGATCATGGGTTTGGCTGTCCATGGACAATGTTGCAAGGCCTTTGAGCTTTATGATCAAATGCTG GGGGAAGGAACTTCACCTGATGATGTGACATTTGTGGGGCTCCTCTTGGCATGCACTCATGGAGGCATGGTTGAAAAAGGCAGACATATCTTCAAGTCAATGACCACACCCTTCCACATTATTCCCAAACTAGAGCACTATGGATGCATGGTTGATCTCCTAGGCCGTGCCGGCCTATTGAGAGAAGCCTATGAGGTAATACAAAGTATGCCCATGAAACCAGACTCAGTGATATGGGGGGCTTTATTGGGAGCTTGCAGCTTCCACGGGAATGTGGAACTGGCTGAGATTGCGGCTGAGTCTCTATTTGTACTTGAGCCTTGGAATCCTGGGAACTATGTTATTCTTTCCAACATATATGCATCAGCTGGCCAATGGGATGGAGTTGCAAAGCTCAGGAAAGTCATGAAGGGCAGCCAAATTACAAAGTCAGCAGGACACAGTTTCATTGAAGAGGGAGGTCAACTGCATAAGTTCATTGTGGAAGATAGATCACATCCTAAAAGCAACGAAATTGTTGCCTTGCTTGATGGAGTTTATGAAATGATAAATCTTAATAGAAGtgcatttgaatatcatttggATCTTGATTTTAGCAACTAA
- the LOC106780362 gene encoding calcium-transporting ATPase, endoplasmic reticulum-type, which yields MKVPMEEKPFPAWSWSVEQCLKEYGVKLDKGLSTHEVQKRREKYGWNELAKEKGKPLWELVLEQFDDMLVKILLAAAFLSFLLAYFHGSDSGKSGFDAYVEPLVIILILVLNAIVGVWQENNAEKALEALKELQSESGKVLRDGYFVPDLPARELLPGDIVELHVGDKVPADMRVAALKTSTLRVEQSSLTGEAMPVLKGTSPVFLEDCELQAKENMVFAGTTVVNGSCVCIVITTGMDTEIGKIQKQIHEASQEDSDTPLKKKLDEFGNRLTTAIGLVCLIVWAINYKNFISWDVVDGWPSNVKFSFQKCTYYFKIAVALAVAAIPEGLPAVITTCLALGTRKMAQKNAIVRKLPSVETLGCTTVICSDKTGTLTTNQMAVTQFFTLGGKTTASRLISVEGTTYDPKDGGIVDWGCYNMDANLQVMAEICAVCNDAGIYFDGRLFRATGLPTEAALKVLVEKMGVPDVKSRSKTRDNAQLAANNLMDVNTVVKLGCCEWWNKRSKRVATLEFDRIRKSMSVIVREPNGQNRLLVKGAVESLLERSSHVQLADGSLVPIDNQCRELLLQRLQEMSSKGLRCLGFSYKDELGEFSDYYADTHPAHKKLLDPIYYSSIESDLIFVGIVGLRDPPREEVHKAIEDCKEAGIRVMVITGDNKSTAEAICREIKLFSEDEDLKGQSLTGKEFITLPHSEQVKILLRPGGKVFSRAEPRHKQEIVRLLKAMGEIVAMTGDGVNDAPALKLADIGIAMGIAGTEVAKEASDMVLADDNFSTIVSAVAEGRSIYNNMKSFIRYMISSNVGEVISIFLTAALGIPECMIPVQLLWVNLVTDGPPATALGFNPADVDIMQKPPRRSDDALISSWVLFRYLVIGSYVGLATVGIFVLWYTQASFLGINLVSDGHTIIEFSQLRNWGECPSWSNFTVAPFDVGGGRLITFSDPCDYFSVGKVKAMTLSLSVLVAIEMFNSLNALSEDNSLRKLPPWRNPWLLVAMSISFGLHCLILYTPFLAEVFGVIPLTFSEWFMVLLISAPVILIDEILKLVARSQRRLTKEKKA from the exons ATGAAGGTTCCAATGGAGGAAAAACCATTCCCTGCATGGTCATGGTCTGTTGAACAGTGTTTGAAAGAGTATGGAGTGAAACTGGACAAAGGTCTGAGTACTCATGAGGTTCAGAAGCGGCGCGAGAAGTATGGTTGGAATGAGTTAGCAAAGGAGAAAGGGAAGCCGTTGTGGGAACTAGTGTTGGAACAATTTGATGACATGCTGGTTAAGATACTTTTGGCTGCAGCCTTCTTATCATTTCTTTTGGCTTATTTTCACGGAAGTGACTCTGGGAAGTCTGGATTTGATGCATATGTGGAGCCACTTGTGATCATTTTGATTTTGGTCCTTAATGCCATTGTTGGAGTTTGGCAAGAGAACAATGCTGAGAAGGCTCTTGAAGCCCTCAAAGAGTTGCAGAGTGAGTCTGGGAAAGTGTTAAGGGATGGCTATTTTGTGCCTGATTTGCCTGCTAGAGAGCTTCTTCCTGGTGATATTGTGGAGTTGCATGTTGGAGATAAGGTCCCCGCTGATATGAGAGTTGCGGCTTTGAAAACCTCAACATTGAGGGTTGAACAAAGTTCTTTAACTGGGGAAGCAATGCCAGTTCTCAAGGGGACAAGTCCTGTTTTCTTGGAAGACTGTGAGTTGCAGGCTAAAGAAAACATGGTATTTGCAGGCACCACTGTTGTCAATGGGAGTTGTGTATGTATCGTTATCACCACTGGAATGGACACTGAAATTGGAAAGATACAGAAGCAGATACACGAGGCTTCTCAAGAGGACAGTGACACCCCTTTGAAGAAGAAGCTGGATGAGTTTGGTAACAGGCTTACCACTGCAATTGGTCTAGTTTGTCTCATTGTTTGGGCTATCAACTACAAGAATTTCATTTCTTGGGATGTTGTGGATGGATGGCCCTCAAACGTAAAATTTTCATTCCAAAAGTGTACCTACTATTTCAAAATTGCTGTTGCCCTTGCAGTTGCTGCAATCCCTGAAGGCCTTCCTGCTGTTATCACAACTTGTTTAGCACTCGGTACACGGAAAATGGCTCAAAAGAATGCAATTGTGAGAAAGCTTCCAAGTGTGGAAACTTTGGGATGTACTACAGTGATATGCTCAGACAAAACTGGCACTTTGACAACAAATCAGATGGCCGTGACACAGTTCTTTACTTTGGGAGGGAAAACCACTGCTTCTCGACTCATTAGTGTTGAAGGCACAACTTATGATCCCAAAGATGGGGGAATTGTTGATTGGGGATGCTACAACATGGATGCTAATTTGCAAGTCATGGCTGAAATATGTGCTGTTTGTAACGATGCTGGGATTTACTTTGATGGTCGCCTTTTTAGAGCCACAGGTTTGCCTACCGAAGCTGCTCTCAAAGTGTTGGTTGAAAAGATGGGAGTTCCAGATGTGAAGTCAAGGAGCAAAACTCGTGATAATGCACAACTTGCTGCAAACAACTTGATGGATGTCAACACTGTGGTGAAGTTAG GATGTTGTGAGTGGTGGAATAAAAGATCCAAAAGGGTAGCTACGTTGGAGTTTGATCGCATTCGGAAGTCAATGAGTGTTATTGTTCGTGAACCAAATGGTCAAAATCGGCTTCTTGTCAAG GGCGCTGTTGAGAGTTTACTGGAGCGTAGTTCACACGTCCAACTTGCTGATGGATCTCTGGTTCCAATAGATAATCAATGTAGAGAACTACTTCTTCAAAGACTCCAGGAGATGAGTTCGAAGGGATTGCGTTGCTTGGGTTTTTCATACAAAGATGAATTAGGAGAATTTTCAGACTATTATGCTGATACTCATCCTGCTCACAAGAAGTTGCTTGATCCAATTTACTATTCATCCATTGAAAGTGATCTAATTTTTGTTGGCATTGTTGGCTTAAGA GATCCTCCTCGTGAGGAAGTTCACAAAGCAATCGAGGATTGTAAGGAAGCTGGCATTAGAGTTATGGTAATAACTGGAGATAATAAGTCAACAGCAGAGGCTATTTGTAGAGAAATCAAATTGTTCTCTGAAGATGAGGATCTCAAAGGGCAAAGTTTGACTGGTAAAGAATTCATCACTCTTCCTCATTCAGAACAAGTTAAAATATTGTTGAGACCTGGAGGAAAGGTTTTCTCCCGAGCTGAACCTAGACACAAGCAAGAAATTGTTAGACTACTGAAGGCAATGGGGGAGATCGTTGCAATGACTGGAGATGGTGTGAATGATGCACCTGCACTTAAGCTAGCCGACATAGGGATTGCCATGGGCATTGCTGGGACAGAG GTTGCAAAAGAAGCATCAGATATGGTGCTTGCAGATGACAATTTTAGTACCATAGTTTCAGCTGTAGCTGAGGGTCgttctatttataataacatgAAGTCATTTATAAG GTACATGATATCATCCAATGTTGGGGAAGTAATATCCATATTCTTGACAGCTGCATTGGGGATCCCAGAATGCATGATACCAGTGCAACTTCTATGGGTGAATTTGGTTACTGATGGTCCACCTGCAACAGCTCTTGGTTTTAACCCTGCTGATGTTGATATCATGCAGAAGCCACCTCGCAGAAGTGATGATGCATTAATAAGTTCTTGGGTTCTTTTCCGTTATCTG GTAATTGGTTCCTATGTGGGACTAGCAACAGTTGGCATTTTTGTTTTGTGGTACACTCAAGCATCTTTTCTTGGAATCAATCTTGTGAGTGATGGTCACACAATTATAGAATTCTCCCAACTTCGAAACTGGGGGGAGTGTCCCTCATGGTCTAATTTCACTGTTGCTCCATTTGATGTTGGAGGAGGTCGCTTGATCACCTTTTCAGATCCTTGTGACTATTTCTCAGTTGGCAAAGTAAAGGCCAtgactctctctctctcagtCTTGGTGGCAATTGAGATGTTTAACTCTTTGAATGCCCTCTCAGAAGATAATAGCTTGAGGAAACTACCACCTTGGAGGAACCCTTGGCTTTTGGTAGCCATGTCAATATCATTTGGACTCCATTGCCTCATACTCTACACTCCATTCCTTGCAGAAGTTTTTGGAGTTATTCCTCTTACTTTTAGTGAGTGGTTTATGGTCCTTTTAATATCAGCACCTGTTATTCTTATTGACGAGATTCTGAAGTTAGTAGCGAGGAGTCAAAGGAGGTtgacaaaagagaaaaaggcaTGA
- the LOC106780363 gene encoding serine/arginine-rich splicing factor RS31, whose amino-acid sequence MRPIFAGNLEYDTRQSELERLFSKYGRIDRVDMKSGFAFVYYEDERDAEEAIRALDNVPFGHEKRRLSVEWARGERGRHRDGSKANQRPTKTLFVINFDPIRTRVRDIEKHFEPYGNVLHVRIRRNFAFVQFETQEDATKALECTNMSKILDRVVSVEYALRDDGERGDNYDSPRRGGYDRSPSPVYHRRPSPDYGRPRSPVYDRYNGGPDRRRSPDYGRHRSPDYGRRRSPDYGRRRSPDYGKPRSPDYVKPRSPDFVKPRSPDFGKPRSPEYGRYRSRSPVRRSRT is encoded by the exons ATGAGGCCGATTTTTGCTGGAAACTTGGAGTACGATACTCGTCAATCGGAGCTTGAAAGATTGTTTTCAAAGTATGGAAGGATTGACCGTGTGGACATGAAATCTG GTTTTGCTTTTGTCTATTATGAGGATGAGCGTGATGCAGAAGAAGCAATTCGTGCACTTGACAATGTTCCATTTGGTCATGAAAAGCGGAGGCTATCTGTGGAGTGGGCTAGG GGTGAACGAGGTCGTCATCGTGATGGATCAAAGGCAAACCAGAGGCCAACAAAAACCCTGTTTGTGATTAACTTTGATCCAATCCGAACTAGAGTTCGGgatatagaaaaacattttgaacCATATGGAAATGTTCTTCATGTCCGGATTCGCCGGAACTTTGCTTTTGTGCAGTTTGAAACGCAAGAAGATGCCACTAAAGCATTAGAGTGTACAAATATGAG TAAGATCCTGGACAGGGTGGTGTCTGTGGAGTATGCTTTGAGGGATGATGGTGAGAGGGGTGACAATTATGATAGTCCTAGGAGAGGAGGTTATGATAGATCACCCAGTCCAGTTTATCACAGGCGACCAAGCCCTGACTATGGTCGTCCACGCAGTCCTGTCTATGATAGGTATAATGGTGGACCTGACAGGCGGAGGAGTCCTGATTATGGCAGACACAGAAGTCCTGATTATGGAAGGCGCAGGAGTCCTGATTATGGCAGGCGCAGGAGTCCTGATTATGGAAAGCCAAGGAGTCCTGACTATGTGAAGCCAAGGAGTCCTGATTTTGTGAAGCCGAGGAGTCCTGATTTTGGGAAGCCGAGGAGTCCTGAATATGGTAGATATCGCAG CCGTTCTCCAGTGCGCAGGTCTAGAACGTAA